The DNA window CGCCCAATGTCCAATACCGAACGCATTATCCGACTGAAGACCGTGCTCGACCGAACCGGTCTCTCCCGCTCCACCATCTATCGCAAGATCGCAGAGGGCACTTTCCCGACGCAGGTGAAAATTAGTGTCCACGGCGCGGGCTGGCATGAGTCTGCTATAAATCGCTGGATCGCCGATCCCGTTCACTACCGCGAAGAAGATCTGGCTGAATGAGCGGTCAACGAACAGTCGAGCCGATCTGCGTCCGGGTCAATGATGCCGCACGCATGATCGGCGTCGGGCGCACAAAGCTCTACGAACTGATCTCCAGTGGCGAGCTCGAAACCATCAAGATTGGCAAGGCAACGCGCATCACGACAGCCAGTTTGCATAGGTTGGTGGAGCGGCATCGGGCA is part of the Sphingopyxis alaskensis RB2256 genome and encodes:
- a CDS encoding helix-turn-helix transcriptional regulator, producing the protein MSNTERIIRLKTVLDRTGLSRSTIYRKIAEGTFPTQVKISVHGAGWHESAINRWIADPVHYREEDLAE
- a CDS encoding helix-turn-helix domain-containing protein, producing MSGQRTVEPICVRVNDAARMIGVGRTKLYELISSGELETIKIGKATRITTASLHRLVERHRALN